Proteins from a genomic interval of Papaver somniferum cultivar HN1 chromosome 4, ASM357369v1, whole genome shotgun sequence:
- the LOC113271892 gene encoding putative F-box protein At3g16210 yields the protein MEMDYPLKSDGFAVSFLGSCNGLVCLRLSHPLRKLCCIWNPVSKEYKEIPEPPDASGPFDFSCFGYDPKTDDYKLVIGEHIYISISRIQVYSLRSNSWESSIPVPYRFCNEFNGVGAVLVHGNLHWLADDDYQNQFVVSFDIIEEHFEKLQLPKQPLKNKNWFISLGVLAGCLCVLVEVVQSGEILFWVTGNIVIYDPKNRSVVETNLPSSIGQEMCYFESLVSLNSGTPATLNGFNGLGSGLRT from the exons ATGGAAATGGATTACCCATTAAAATCTGATGGTTTTGCAGTTAGTTTTTTGGGATCTTGTAACGGTCTAGTTTGCCTACGGTTGTCTCATCCTCTTAGGAAATTATGTTGTATTTGGAACCCAGTCTCTAAAGAGTACAAAGAAATCCCTGAACCACCGGATGCATCTGGTCCGTTTGATTTCAGTTGTTTTGGTTATGATCCCAAAACTGACGATTACAAGTTGGTCATTggtgaacatatatatataagtatttcACGAATTCAAGTTTATTCACTAAGGTCGAATTCATGGGAAAGCAGTATACCAGTCCCATACAGGTTTTGTAATGAGTTCAATGGGGTTGGGGCGGTTCTGGTGCATGGAAACCTTCATTGGTTAGCAGATGATGATTACCAAAATCAATTTGTCGTATCTTTTGATATCATTGAAGAGCATTTTGAAAAATTGCAACTGCCAAAACAACCTTTGAAGAATAAGAATTGGTTTATATCTCTAGGAGTGTTGGCAGGGTGCTTATGTGTACTTGTTGAAGTAGTTCAG aGTGGTGAGATACTATTTTGGGTGACTGGTAACATTGTTATCTATGATCCTAAGAACAGAAGTGTCGTAGAAACAAATCTTCCGTCATCAATAGGCCAAGAAATGTGCTACTTCGAAAGCCTAGTTTCCCTTAACTCTGGTACTCCTGCCACCTTAAACGGTTTTAATGGTCTGGGAAGTGGTCTTCGAACATAA